One window of Nymphaea colorata isolate Beijing-Zhang1983 chromosome 11, ASM883128v2, whole genome shotgun sequence genomic DNA carries:
- the LOC116264425 gene encoding methylthioribose-1-phosphate isomerase-like isoform X4 — protein MEVSSKDASNHQDAASLQSIKYSRGHLQLLDQRRLPLEMIYLDIKDSKDGWVAIRDMVVRGAPAIAIAAALSLAVEVSNLRSFSGSSAEAVSYLIEKLEYLVSSRPTAVNLSDAATKLKNVVLVAADRSEKAEYVFQAYTEAAEAMLVDDVADNKAIGSHGASFLRDQPKNSKKISVLTHCNTGSLATAGHGTALGIIRSLHAEGILERAFCTETRPFNQGSRLTAFELVHDKIPATLIADSAVAALMKDGRVDAVIVGADRIAANGDTANKIGTYSIALSASFHGIPFYVAAPSTSIDLSLSSGQQIVIEERIPKELTHARGGQGEQVTVSGISVWNPAFDVTPASLITGIITEKGVITKVKDGAFLVKDFLQPAPANPVKVSS, from the exons AGAAGGCTTCCCTTAGAAATGATTTACTTGGACATAAAGGACTCAAAGGATGGGTG GGTTGCAATAAGGGACATGGTGGTCCGTGGTGCACCTGCAATTGCTATAGCAGCAGCCCTTTCTCTTGCTGTGGAGGTGTCAAATTTACGATCTTTCTCTGGATCCTCTGCAGAAGCGGTTTCATACCTGATTGAAAAATTGGAATACCTTGTCTCTAG CCGACCAACTGCAGTAAATCTGTCAGATGCTGCAACAAAACTTAAAAATGTGGTTTTGGTGGCTGCTGATAGAAGCGAAAAGGCTGAATATGTTTTTCAG GCTTACACAGAAGCTGCTGAGGCTATGCTTGTAGATGATGTTGCTGACAATAAAGCCATTGGTTCACATGGAGCCAGCTTCCTCCGTGACCAACCCAAGAATTCAAAGAAGATTTCTGTTTTAACGCATTGTAATACGGGCAG TCTTGCGACAGCTGGACATGGGACTGCTCTTGGTATTATTCGTTCACTTCATGCTGAAGGAATTCTGGAGAGGGCCTTCTGTACTGAAACACGACCATTTAACCAG GGATCCAGGTTGACAgcttttgaattagtgcatgaCAAGATTCCTGCTACGCTAATAGCAGATTCTGCTGTTGCCGCTTTAATGAAAGATGGCCGTGTCGATGCAGTCATTGTTGGTGCTGACAGGATAGCTGCAAATG GTGATACGGCAAACAAGATTGGAACGTACTCGATTGCTCTTTCTGCATCCTTCCATGGCATACCATTTTATGTGGCTGCACCGTCAACTTCCATCGACCTATCCCTCTCATCTGGTCAGCAAATTGTTATTGAAGAAAGAATACCGAAGGAGTTGACCCATGCTCGTGGAGGACAGGGTGAGCAAGTGACTGTATCGGGGATATCTGTGTGGAACCCTGCTTTCGATGTTACCCCTGCTAGTCTAATTACTGGCATCATTACTGAAAAG GGTGTCATTACAAAAGTCAAGGATGGTGCTTTCCTAGTCAAGGATTTCTTGCAACCAGCGCCTGCCAACCCGGTCAAGGTGTCTAGCTGA